A genome region from Yoonia vestfoldensis includes the following:
- a CDS encoding type I restriction-modification system subunit M, giving the protein MSTNTSLADFIWKNADDLWGNFKHVDFGKIILPFTLLRRLECVLEPTRDQVRETVKNMKDSPIDLGVILRTQTGYPFYNTSNYDLRSLGATRTRQNLEDYIASFSDNARVIFEQFDFANTLARMDKAGVLYKICQNFAAIDLHPDAVPERVMSNVYEHLIRRFGAEVNEAAEDFMTPRDVVHLAIELLLDPDDQMFIDNPGLIRTLYDPTCGTGGFLSDGMEHVNALRDRYSIAPVIVPYGQELEPETHAVCLASMLLKTVESDPGRDLSKNIKLGSTLSDDKLTSDKFHYCVSNPPFGKKWEQDQTAVVREHQEKGFEGRFGPKLPRVSDGSMLFLLHLLSKLEAPERGGGRAAIVLSGSPLFNGNAGQGESEIRRYLLEEDVVEAIIALPTEIFFRTGIGTYIWLLSNKKPVHRKGKVQLIDATALFEPLRKSEGNKRRRVGDDQIRQIVQMYSDFAPMKESRLFDSRDFGYRRVKVLRPLRKKIVISAEGLAALADETAWGKLTPDQQIGWTARLKEMMGDAQAWGWVDPWAKNAAKRDAGLGKVNAALIKAFQKAFGVRDPELDPVLDKKGEVIPDDDLMDFENIPLGTDIRDYMAQEVLPHAHDAYVDEEFRDEYDGQVGIVGYEINFNRYFYEYQPPRDLEDIDAELKAVEAEIAAVLAEVTE; this is encoded by the coding sequence ATGAGCACAAACACTTCCCTCGCCGATTTTATCTGGAAGAACGCGGACGACCTCTGGGGGAACTTCAAGCACGTCGACTTCGGCAAAATCATCCTGCCCTTTACCCTGCTGCGCCGCCTGGAATGCGTGCTGGAACCGACGCGGGACCAGGTGCGCGAAACCGTCAAGAACATGAAGGACAGCCCGATTGACCTGGGCGTGATCCTCCGGACCCAGACCGGGTACCCGTTCTACAACACCTCGAACTATGACCTGCGCAGCCTCGGCGCGACCCGGACCCGTCAGAACCTCGAGGATTACATCGCCTCATTCTCCGACAACGCCCGGGTCATCTTCGAGCAGTTCGACTTCGCGAACACGTTGGCCCGGATGGACAAGGCCGGGGTCCTCTACAAGATCTGTCAGAACTTCGCCGCCATCGACCTGCACCCGGACGCGGTTCCGGAACGGGTGATGTCCAACGTCTACGAACACCTGATCCGCCGCTTCGGGGCGGAGGTGAACGAGGCGGCCGAGGATTTCATGACCCCGCGCGACGTGGTCCATCTGGCAATCGAGCTGCTGCTCGACCCGGATGACCAGATGTTCATCGACAACCCCGGCCTGATCCGGACCCTCTATGACCCGACCTGCGGGACCGGCGGCTTTTTGTCCGACGGGATGGAACATGTGAACGCCCTGCGGGACCGTTACTCCATCGCACCGGTCATCGTGCCCTATGGGCAGGAGCTGGAACCGGAGACCCACGCGGTCTGTCTCGCCTCCATGCTGCTCAAGACCGTTGAGTCCGATCCGGGCCGGGACCTGTCCAAGAACATCAAGCTCGGCAGCACCCTGTCCGACGACAAGCTGACCTCTGACAAGTTCCACTACTGCGTCTCGAATCCCCCGTTTGGCAAAAAGTGGGAGCAAGACCAGACCGCCGTGGTCCGGGAACATCAGGAAAAGGGGTTCGAGGGTCGGTTCGGCCCCAAGCTGCCGCGCGTCAGCGACGGCTCGATGCTGTTCCTACTGCACCTCCTCAGCAAGCTGGAAGCGCCGGAGCGCGGCGGCGGGCGGGCCGCGATCGTCCTGTCCGGCTCGCCCCTGTTCAACGGGAATGCAGGTCAGGGGGAATCCGAGATCCGGCGCTACCTGCTGGAGGAGGACGTGGTCGAGGCCATCATCGCCCTTCCGACCGAGATCTTCTTCCGCACCGGGATTGGCACCTACATCTGGCTTCTGTCCAACAAGAAGCCGGTCCACCGGAAGGGGAAGGTCCAGCTGATCGACGCGACCGCGCTGTTCGAGCCCCTGCGTAAGAGCGAGGGGAACAAGCGCCGCCGGGTCGGGGATGACCAGATCCGCCAGATCGTTCAGATGTATTCCGACTTCGCCCCGATGAAGGAGAGCCGCCTGTTCGACAGCCGGGACTTCGGCTATCGCCGGGTGAAGGTCCTGCGGCCGCTGCGCAAGAAGATCGTGATCTCGGCCGAGGGGCTGGCGGCGCTGGCGGATGAGACCGCCTGGGGCAAGCTGACCCCGGACCAGCAGATCGGCTGGACCGCCCGGCTCAAAGAGATGATGGGCGATGCACAGGCCTGGGGCTGGGTCGACCCATGGGCAAAGAACGCGGCGAAGCGGGACGCGGGGCTCGGGAAAGTGAACGCAGCCCTGATCAAGGCGTTCCAGAAGGCGTTCGGTGTGCGGGATCCGGAGCTTGACCCGGTTCTGGACAAGAAGGGCGAGGTCATCCCCGATGATGACCTGATGGATTTTGAGAACATCCCGCTCGGCACTGACATCCGGGATTACATGGCGCAAGAGGTGCTGCCCCATGCGCACGACGCCTATGTGGATGAGGAGTTCCGCGACGAATACGACGGCCAGGTGGGCATCGTGGGGTATGAGATCAACTTCAACCGCTACTTCTATGAATACCAGCCGCCCCGGGATCTGGAGGACATTGACGCCGAGCTGAAGGCGGTCGAGGCGGAAATCGCGGCGGTGTTGGCGGAGGTAACGGAATGA
- a CDS encoding WYL domain-containing protein: protein MTRKKGKQLNWGVERRYEFIEFRLFWNGRINRGDLMDAFGVSTQQASLDLNAYIEQAKRNLVYDKSLRTYLRGKHFKPKYLKPDAEEYFAQLRAVDQGLVSAEQSWISFFPSFGATPTPARGVTPETLRDVLAAIREPAALQVTYQSMSRPEPSARWIEPHALAFDGFRWHARAFCQNDQVFKDFLLSRIVEIGEQGPVTAEPSADAAWHAEIVLEIGPHPDLSDNQRRAIEMDYGMEQGRAHIAVRRALLFYALKRLGLDTDPAARRPQDQQIILLNHDNVVKVSA from the coding sequence GTGACTCGCAAGAAGGGCAAACAGCTGAACTGGGGTGTCGAACGTCGATATGAGTTCATCGAGTTTCGCCTGTTTTGGAATGGGCGGATAAACCGAGGGGACTTGATGGACGCGTTTGGGGTTTCAACACAGCAGGCATCGCTGGACCTGAACGCCTATATTGAACAGGCTAAGCGCAATCTCGTCTATGATAAGAGCCTGCGCACATATCTGCGCGGCAAGCACTTCAAGCCCAAATATCTCAAGCCTGATGCGGAGGAGTATTTCGCTCAGCTGCGGGCGGTCGATCAGGGCTTGGTCAGTGCCGAGCAAAGCTGGATTAGCTTTTTCCCGAGTTTTGGAGCAACGCCCACGCCTGCGCGTGGTGTGACGCCTGAGACTCTGCGGGACGTGCTGGCAGCGATCCGCGAGCCAGCAGCCTTGCAGGTGACCTATCAGTCCATGTCGCGACCCGAGCCTAGCGCGCGCTGGATTGAACCGCATGCATTGGCCTTTGACGGGTTCCGCTGGCATGCTCGCGCGTTTTGTCAGAACGACCAAGTGTTCAAGGACTTCCTGTTATCGCGGATCGTTGAGATTGGCGAACAGGGGCCTGTGACCGCTGAGCCCAGCGCTGATGCGGCATGGCACGCAGAGATCGTGCTCGAGATTGGCCCGCACCCCGACCTCTCAGACAATCAGCGCCGCGCCATTGAGATGGACTACGGTATGGAACAGGGCAGGGCTCACATCGCGGTCCGCCGCGCGCTGCTGTTTTATGCCCTCAAGCGGCTGGGCCTGGATACTGACCCAGCGGCGCGCCGGCCTCAGGATCAACAGATTATCCTACTTAATCATGACAATGTGGTAAAGGTATCCGCATGA
- a CDS encoding glycine zipper family protein, protein MNFLTKTRSIGLIAVALLAGCAELEPLTEYRPVVDQQRTDMPRFERDLEACRAVAVQVEADYRQRQQEQMGANLMTGLLVGAITGAVVGGGTNYQRELTAYGAASGMAAGAAANDYSYDLVTYGPRRVVDRCMAERGHTILNDIGRG, encoded by the coding sequence ATGAATTTTTTGACGAAAACTCGGTCTATTGGCCTAATCGCTGTGGCACTACTTGCTGGCTGCGCCGAGCTCGAACCGCTGACCGAGTACCGCCCCGTTGTGGATCAGCAACGCACGGATATGCCGCGCTTTGAGCGTGACTTGGAAGCTTGTCGAGCGGTCGCCGTACAGGTTGAAGCGGACTATCGCCAGCGCCAGCAGGAACAGATGGGCGCAAACCTGATGACTGGGCTCCTTGTCGGCGCAATCACTGGCGCTGTCGTGGGCGGCGGCACAAACTATCAACGTGAGCTTACTGCTTATGGCGCAGCATCAGGCATGGCCGCGGGCGCAGCAGCTAATGATTACTCCTACGATCTTGTGACCTATGGACCCCGCCGCGTCGTCGATCGCTGCATGGCCGAGCGGGGCCACACGATCCTCAACGATATTGGCCGCGGCTAA
- a CDS encoding peptidoglycan-binding domain-containing protein — MTKLYTLTASLMISTCLAGNALAQESSALDAEIAAIESQISEVDGTIARYDGGLIRILAESRREALLLLRTVVEARQEAEAAGATIEVTVPAVEPDPERAEQLLGEMAAQQLRVEAAEREAASAGGLIQAVALSRVETEKLSLAQLQMAYLQARYGIAFPVTPNATMSAPSRPDTEEPATTAGSDAVIDTALPWADPDHPSVDYSLAPFEQAHNEGDQIAGWWVINEERAAIDDSPSVLAINYSAYDAGSFGGVTALLAQCRESVTSIVFIQDDFVMTATRRDSFDITYRIDDAPAQSTRWSELTNNKGAGLFGTGSEGFMRDLYDADNFFIRLTDGNGQRHDAEFDLAGVQEAIEAVAGACGWSTLDLSRDDYRAIQTMLNAGGFDAGTPDGVWGNGSRNAMRAFQEQNGLAPTGAPDRATLEALGVPTSE; from the coding sequence ATGACCAAATTGTACACACTTACCGCCTCCCTGATGATCAGCACCTGCCTCGCCGGCAATGCACTTGCTCAGGAGAGCTCTGCCCTAGATGCAGAAATCGCGGCCATCGAAAGTCAGATCAGCGAAGTCGATGGCACGATCGCCCGCTACGATGGTGGGTTAATCCGTATACTTGCAGAAAGCCGCCGCGAAGCGCTTCTACTGTTGCGTACTGTCGTCGAGGCTCGCCAAGAGGCTGAGGCTGCAGGCGCGACCATCGAAGTCACCGTTCCAGCAGTTGAGCCAGATCCAGAGCGTGCCGAGCAACTGCTTGGCGAAATGGCCGCCCAACAGTTGCGCGTTGAAGCAGCCGAGCGCGAGGCGGCATCTGCGGGTGGTCTGATCCAGGCGGTTGCCCTAAGTCGGGTGGAAACTGAAAAGCTTTCCCTTGCTCAATTGCAGATGGCCTATTTGCAGGCGCGATATGGGATCGCATTTCCGGTGACGCCGAATGCAACTATGTCGGCACCATCGCGTCCAGATACCGAGGAACCAGCCACAACTGCCGGAAGCGATGCGGTCATTGATACTGCACTACCCTGGGCGGACCCGGACCACCCCAGCGTCGATTATAGCCTCGCCCCGTTCGAACAGGCACATAATGAGGGCGATCAGATTGCCGGCTGGTGGGTGATCAATGAAGAACGCGCCGCAATCGATGACAGCCCGTCGGTATTAGCAATAAACTACTCTGCCTATGACGCAGGTAGCTTTGGCGGTGTAACGGCGCTTCTAGCCCAGTGCCGTGAGAGTGTGACCTCTATCGTGTTTATTCAGGATGACTTTGTGATGACCGCCACACGGCGAGATTCATTTGACATCACCTACCGCATCGACGACGCGCCAGCTCAATCCACCCGCTGGAGCGAGCTGACAAACAACAAAGGCGCTGGGTTATTTGGTACCGGGTCTGAAGGCTTCATGCGTGATCTCTACGATGCGGATAACTTTTTCATTCGTTTAACGGACGGCAACGGCCAGCGTCATGATGCTGAGTTTGATCTGGCAGGAGTTCAGGAAGCGATCGAGGCCGTAGCCGGCGCTTGTGGATGGTCCACGCTCGACCTCTCACGGGATGACTACCGTGCCATACAGACCATGCTGAACGCTGGTGGCTTCGATGCGGGCACGCCAGACGGGGTTTGGGGGAACGGGTCTCGCAACGCGATGCGCGCGTTCCAAGAACAAAACGGCCTAGCGCCCACTGGAGCGCCTGACCGCGCAACCCTCGAGGCATTGGGCGTGCCGACGAGCGAATAG
- a CDS encoding AAA family ATPase, which yields MAILKTSEDLTTEFVASVARIQKQDRATLFNKVCAILASDASFADLGDNPGTSIMASPGQWFSNWSTGHKIVMHATASIVANTEPKSIVLMDEPESHLHPPLLAAFMHAVRHILRHHDAFAVVATHSPVVVQESLRRHISVVRKSDAETHISRPKIETYGESIGEITNEIFGLNADATDFHTVLKRLVSLGMTLEAIESLFDQGLSLQARAYVMTEIARRQS from the coding sequence TTGGCAATCCTGAAAACAAGTGAAGATCTGACAACAGAATTTGTTGCAAGCGTCGCCCGCATTCAAAAACAGGACCGCGCCACACTATTCAACAAGGTTTGTGCCATCCTCGCGTCGGACGCCTCGTTTGCGGACTTGGGTGACAATCCTGGTACTTCGATCATGGCATCCCCAGGACAGTGGTTCAGCAACTGGAGCACCGGGCACAAGATCGTAATGCACGCCACGGCTTCGATTGTCGCGAACACTGAGCCGAAGTCGATCGTCCTAATGGACGAACCCGAGAGCCATCTCCATCCCCCGCTGCTCGCGGCCTTCATGCACGCTGTCAGACACATCCTGCGCCACCACGACGCCTTCGCTGTTGTCGCCACTCATTCCCCAGTCGTTGTCCAAGAAAGTTTGAGACGCCATATCTCGGTCGTCCGGAAGTCAGACGCCGAAACTCATATCTCGCGCCCCAAGATCGAGACCTATGGCGAGAGCATTGGAGAGATCACCAACGAGATCTTCGGGCTGAACGCCGATGCAACCGACTTTCACACAGTGCTAAAGCGCCTTGTTAGCCTCGGTATGACGCTCGAGGCGATCGAGAGCCTGTTCGATCAAGGACTGAGCCTGCAGGCCCGGGCCTACGTCATGACGGAAATCGCGCGGAGGCAGAGCTGA
- a CDS encoding HNH endonuclease, with amino-acid sequence MWVLETQLCDAVHDDLRRALTLVNGTPVYALSAEEWTAIEAVYRLYDDLGGQPDTALRPAALDAARPSLYEAYNQVQIGGRLADLRAHLLASTNSCPYCGFGEPKDLDHYLPRSVYGELAIYPNNLVPSCGPCNNAKRAVVPGIGPGPGLIHPYFQELPEADFLTAEITFEDGSLDVSFAIDYEPINPDLAAKLQFQLERLKLNQRYPAQINKFINEQCISILMLRELGAELVATWLRRNAVSLADSFHRNDWRVALMRALAEVPEFCANPAAYLGDYVRAA; translated from the coding sequence ATGTGGGTATTGGAGACCCAATTGTGTGATGCCGTCCACGACGACTTGAGACGCGCTTTGACTCTCGTCAATGGCACGCCTGTTTATGCATTGAGTGCGGAGGAGTGGACGGCAATCGAAGCTGTTTACAGACTTTATGACGACCTTGGCGGTCAGCCTGATACTGCGCTGCGGCCCGCCGCCCTCGATGCCGCAAGACCAAGCCTTTACGAAGCCTATAATCAAGTTCAGATCGGCGGGCGCTTGGCCGACTTGCGGGCGCATCTTCTCGCCTCAACGAACTCTTGCCCCTACTGCGGCTTCGGCGAACCGAAGGATCTCGACCACTACCTGCCCCGCAGTGTCTACGGCGAGCTCGCAATCTATCCCAACAATCTCGTACCGAGCTGTGGGCCGTGCAACAATGCCAAACGCGCTGTTGTGCCGGGAATTGGGCCAGGACCCGGCTTAATTCATCCCTACTTCCAAGAACTCCCAGAAGCTGATTTCTTGACCGCCGAAATCACTTTCGAGGATGGATCGCTCGACGTATCCTTCGCTATCGATTATGAACCAATCAATCCCGACCTGGCGGCAAAGCTTCAGTTTCAGCTTGAACGACTTAAGCTCAATCAGCGTTACCCTGCACAGATTAACAAGTTCATTAACGAACAGTGCATATCGATCCTGATGCTGCGCGAACTGGGTGCCGAATTAGTCGCCACGTGGCTGCGTCGCAACGCCGTTTCGCTCGCAGATAGCTTTCACCGGAACGATTGGCGTGTCGCGTTAATGCGAGCCTTGGCCGAGGTGCCCGAATTTTGTGCCAATCCCGCAGCCTATCTTGGCGACTATGTCCGAGCTGCTTGA
- a CDS encoding exodeoxyribonuclease I: MDFVFYDLETTGISPEFDQPLQFAAIWTDENFVEKDRVDIRCRLAPHILPSPQALVVTRVTPDQLTDPNLPSLFEFSQQVTQFTERWAPAIWVGYNTIKFDEEVLRQTFYQNLSPNIYATQFNGNTRFDILPAVYAAYARHPDLLVWPTDGTGRRSFKLDRLAPANGFNAHNAHDALGDVEATIHIARLIATRSPALWSELIDNAHKARVQAKLESFRPYELVTRFGGGEPRSYVGCFCGYSHGNSAQAAFFDLDAADPADFLEASDAAIFAAVDGTPKIIRGVSTNKAPALLEHAAPSAEHLRRATVIANAPEFRQRVGAAMAARFVEDPDAPPKPVERQIYGEFYSSADKQLLQEFQRATWPRRQEVVASLSDPRLRQLGRRLVAFYSPELLTEEETALFKAYLRDKWSAPDVPEPEWMTFEKAKAAVGDLRAAGAAEPNELDAIASFLCARCAGGA, encoded by the coding sequence ATGGATTTTGTCTTTTACGATCTTGAAACCACGGGGATCTCTCCCGAGTTCGACCAGCCGCTGCAGTTCGCCGCGATCTGGACGGATGAGAATTTCGTGGAAAAGGATCGGGTCGACATCCGCTGTCGGTTGGCGCCTCATATTTTGCCTTCACCGCAAGCGTTGGTTGTGACCCGCGTCACCCCTGATCAGTTGACTGACCCAAACCTGCCGTCGCTCTTTGAGTTTTCGCAGCAGGTGACCCAGTTCACCGAGCGATGGGCGCCGGCGATCTGGGTGGGCTACAACACGATAAAGTTCGACGAGGAGGTGCTGCGGCAGACCTTCTACCAGAACCTGTCGCCGAACATTTACGCCACGCAGTTCAATGGCAACACGCGCTTTGACATTTTGCCTGCTGTCTATGCCGCTTATGCCCGACACCCGGATCTACTCGTCTGGCCAACCGATGGCACTGGCCGGCGGAGTTTCAAGCTTGACCGGCTAGCGCCTGCAAATGGCTTCAATGCCCACAACGCGCATGATGCCCTGGGGGATGTCGAGGCGACCATCCACATTGCACGGCTAATCGCAACGCGTAGCCCAGCGCTTTGGTCTGAATTGATCGACAACGCTCATAAGGCGCGTGTGCAGGCAAAGCTAGAAAGCTTCCGGCCCTATGAGCTGGTCACGCGCTTTGGCGGCGGTGAGCCGCGCTCCTACGTGGGCTGTTTCTGTGGATACTCTCACGGCAACAGCGCGCAGGCCGCGTTTTTCGATCTGGATGCCGCAGACCCAGCCGATTTTCTCGAAGCCTCGGATGCAGCGATCTTTGCGGCAGTAGACGGCACCCCGAAGATCATTAGGGGCGTGTCCACAAATAAGGCACCCGCGCTCCTCGAACACGCAGCGCCCAGCGCGGAGCATCTGCGCCGGGCGACGGTCATCGCCAACGCGCCTGAGTTTCGTCAGCGCGTAGGCGCGGCAATGGCCGCTCGCTTCGTCGAAGATCCCGACGCCCCGCCCAAGCCGGTTGAGCGACAAATCTATGGGGAATTCTACTCCAGCGCTGACAAACAACTCTTGCAGGAATTCCAGCGCGCGACCTGGCCGCGGCGCCAGGAAGTCGTGGCGAGCCTTTCAGATCCTCGCCTGCGTCAACTCGGTCGGCGGTTAGTGGCGTTTTACAGTCCGGAGCTGTTGACCGAGGAAGAGACGGCGCTTTTCAAAGCCTATCTGCGTGATAAGTGGTCGGCGCCTGACGTCCCTGAACCGGAATGGATGACCTTCGAAAAAGCGAAGGCCGCAGTAGGCGACTTGCGTGCTGCCGGTGCTGCAGAGCCGAATGAGCTCGACGCGATTGCGTCATTTCTGTGTGCGCGGTGCGCAGGTGGTGCGTAG
- a CDS encoding Fic family protein produces MAANKRQNTLMATCAQNPLPIGFDVTRVPSNNVDDNLRQKMAIKAYDLADAVSYHEGAFPPKSLDYERLLGPLEEAAASLARYDAKISGMVNGELFLAPLRRQDAVTSSRMEGTISTIEDLYRLEAEEDSGSTDLYRDARHDDIETYLYSRALRSAQDALAEGMPLGEHLIRSAHQQLLSAGRGARKRPGSYKIEQNYIGDERRGKIYYVPIAPEQLEPAMAALVQFINTSETRPLIRTALAHVEFEALHPFEDGNGRIGRMLITLMLWRLGVLSQPNFFVSGYFETHKDEYVERMRAVSAEGDWTGWVIFFLQAMHEQATVNIQTADAIFKLHSGMRERFREVLNSQFHDQALDFVFASPVFRNDRFVERSGIPATTARLLSRRLVDAGLLRTLQPAAGRRAALYAFDPLLDLLRV; encoded by the coding sequence ATGGCAGCCAACAAGCGCCAAAACACGTTGATGGCAACATGTGCCCAAAATCCGTTGCCAATAGGATTTGATGTGACTAGGGTGCCATCAAACAACGTTGATGACAATTTGAGGCAAAAAATGGCCATCAAAGCATACGATCTGGCAGATGCAGTGAGCTATCATGAGGGCGCGTTTCCGCCCAAGTCACTGGATTACGAACGCCTGCTTGGCCCTCTGGAAGAGGCTGCAGCTTCCCTGGCACGATATGACGCCAAAATATCGGGCATGGTGAATGGCGAGCTGTTCCTCGCTCCATTGCGCCGCCAGGACGCGGTGACCTCGTCGCGGATGGAGGGCACCATCTCGACGATTGAGGACCTCTATCGCCTGGAGGCAGAGGAAGATTCCGGAAGCACGGACCTCTATCGCGATGCCCGTCACGACGACATTGAGACTTACCTCTATTCGCGCGCCCTCCGAAGCGCGCAAGATGCCCTTGCCGAAGGTATGCCCCTTGGGGAACACCTGATCCGGTCTGCGCACCAGCAACTGCTCTCCGCCGGGCGTGGCGCTAGAAAGCGTCCAGGCAGCTATAAGATCGAGCAGAACTACATCGGGGATGAGCGCCGCGGGAAGATTTATTATGTCCCCATCGCCCCCGAGCAGCTTGAGCCTGCGATGGCGGCTTTGGTGCAGTTCATCAATACGAGCGAAACGCGCCCACTCATCCGCACGGCTCTCGCACATGTTGAATTTGAAGCGCTTCACCCGTTCGAGGATGGCAATGGCCGGATCGGGCGCATGCTAATCACGCTGATGCTCTGGCGACTAGGTGTGCTCAGCCAGCCCAACTTCTTCGTCTCCGGCTACTTTGAGACCCACAAGGACGAATATGTCGAGCGGATGCGGGCCGTGTCTGCAGAGGGCGACTGGACTGGTTGGGTGATATTCTTCCTGCAGGCCATGCATGAGCAGGCCACGGTGAATATCCAGACGGCCGATGCGATTTTTAAGCTGCATAGCGGAATGCGCGAGCGCTTCCGTGAGGTGCTGAACTCACAATTTCATGATCAAGCACTGGACTTCGTGTTCGCAAGCCCGGTGTTTCGCAATGATCGGTTCGTGGAGAGATCGGGCATCCCAGCGACCACCGCGCGCTTGCTATCGCGACGCCTTGTCGATGCCGGCCTTCTAAGAACGCTTCAGCCCGCAGCGGGGCGGAGAGCTGCCCTTTATGCCTTCGACCCCTTGCTGGATCTCCTAAGGGTGTGA
- the tnpC gene encoding IS66 family transposase, with product METIAALQDITQRQQHLIAELNHALHGKRSEKLTEDERQLAFEDLSIALAEVEVQKEHLAAKADSKTATRPGPKRTIGNLPATLPRIEEIIEPASLICPCGCGVMHKIGEDRSERLDIVPAQLRVIVTVRPKYACRTCTNGVTQAPAPCHLIMGGLPTEATLAHVLVSKYADHLPLYRQSQILARAGLDLHRAVLADWVGKAAFHLKPVVDRLGEHLKRSDKLFMDETTAPVLDPGRGRTKTGYLWALARDDRPWGGEDPPGVVYFYAPGRAGENAETFLIGFDGILQIDGYQGYNRLTKPTRKGGDPIQVAHCWAHARRKLKEVFDRDGSQIAAEGLRRIAEIYAVEADIRGISPSQRLSARQTRSAPLVAAFGDWLQAQRRKISAKSRLGEKLTYIHNHWDGLQTFLADGRVEIDNNRVENLIRPIALNRKNALFAGHDEGGIAWGRIASLIETCKINDVEPFAYLKATLTAIANGHPQSRLDDLLPWNFKPSS from the coding sequence ATGGAAACGATCGCCGCACTTCAGGATATTACCCAACGCCAACAGCATCTGATTGCCGAGTTGAACCATGCCCTGCATGGGAAGCGGTCGGAAAAGCTGACCGAGGATGAACGGCAGCTGGCGTTTGAGGATCTGTCCATCGCGTTGGCCGAGGTCGAGGTGCAGAAGGAACATCTTGCCGCCAAGGCAGATAGCAAGACGGCAACCAGGCCCGGGCCAAAGCGGACCATCGGCAATCTACCGGCCACATTGCCGCGCATCGAAGAGATTATCGAACCCGCCAGCCTGATCTGCCCTTGTGGCTGTGGCGTCATGCACAAGATCGGTGAAGACCGCAGCGAGCGGCTGGATATCGTGCCAGCGCAGTTGCGTGTGATTGTCACCGTGCGCCCGAAATATGCCTGCCGGACCTGCACAAACGGCGTGACCCAGGCACCGGCGCCCTGCCACCTAATCATGGGCGGGTTGCCGACAGAAGCGACGCTCGCCCATGTGCTGGTCAGCAAATATGCCGACCATCTGCCGTTGTATCGCCAGAGCCAGATCCTGGCGCGGGCAGGCCTCGATCTGCACCGCGCTGTGCTGGCCGATTGGGTGGGTAAGGCGGCATTCCACCTCAAGCCCGTCGTCGACCGGCTGGGTGAACACCTGAAACGATCAGACAAGCTGTTCATGGACGAAACCACCGCCCCGGTGCTGGATCCGGGTCGCGGAAGGACCAAAACCGGCTATCTCTGGGCTCTTGCCCGCGATGACCGGCCATGGGGCGGTGAGGACCCGCCCGGTGTGGTCTACTTCTATGCACCCGGTCGGGCGGGCGAGAATGCCGAAACATTCCTGATAGGTTTTGACGGCATCCTGCAGATCGACGGATACCAGGGCTACAACCGGCTGACCAAGCCGACCCGCAAGGGCGGCGATCCCATTCAGGTGGCCCATTGCTGGGCGCACGCGCGCCGCAAGCTGAAGGAAGTCTTCGACCGCGATGGATCACAGATCGCCGCCGAGGGCCTGCGCCGCATCGCCGAGATCTATGCTGTCGAAGCCGATATCCGTGGCATCTCTCCCAGCCAGCGATTGTCGGCCCGCCAGACCCGCAGTGCTCCACTGGTCGCGGCCTTCGGCGATTGGCTGCAGGCCCAACGCCGCAAGATCTCCGCTAAATCCCGGTTGGGTGAAAAGCTGACTTACATCCATAATCACTGGGATGGGCTGCAGACCTTCTTGGCCGATGGCCGCGTCGAGATTGACAACAACCGCGTCGAAAACCTGATCCGCCCCATTGCTCTCAATCGCAAGAACGCGCTCTTCGCCGGTCATGACGAAGGTGGCATCGCTTGGGGTCGCATCGCCTCACTGATCGAGACCTGCAAGATCAACGACGTCGAGCCCTTCGCCTATCTCAAAGCAACCCTCACAGCGATCGCTAATGGCCACCCGCAAAGCCGCCTCGATGATCTGCTCCCGTGGAACTTCAAGCCGTCAAGCTGA
- the tnpB gene encoding IS66 family insertion sequence element accessory protein TnpB (TnpB, as the term is used for proteins encoded by IS66 family insertion elements, is considered an accessory protein, since TnpC, encoded by a neighboring gene, is a DDE family transposase.), producing MMFPSNRVRVLVSTQPVDFRKGHDGLAAIVSSVLRKDPFTGTVFVFRSRRADRLKLLYWDGTGLVMAYKRLEDMTFTWPAIKDGVMALNHAQFEALFAGLDWRKVKALEMRPPAAAE from the coding sequence ATGATGTTCCCGTCAAACCGCGTGCGGGTTCTGGTCTCGACGCAACCTGTGGACTTCAGGAAAGGTCATGATGGTCTGGCGGCAATCGTGTCGTCGGTGCTGCGTAAGGATCCGTTCACCGGCACGGTGTTTGTGTTCCGGTCGCGCCGGGCGGATCGGCTGAAGCTTTTGTATTGGGATGGCACCGGATTGGTGATGGCCTACAAGCGGTTGGAAGACATGACCTTCACCTGGCCTGCGATCAAAGACGGGGTGATGGCGCTGAACCACGCCCAGTTTGAGGCCCTGTTTGCCGGTCTGGACTGGCGTAAGGTCAAGGCGCTGGAGATGCGCCCACCTGCTGCGGCAGAATGA